ATCAGATGTTGCTATTGTAGCGGGTAGTTTTATCGAGAAGGTGGGAGGACATCATATCTTAGAACCTTCCTACTATGAAGTGCCCGTGTTATTCGGTCCGCATATGCATTCTCAAAGAGAATTTGAGGCGCTTTGCCTTGAGCATGGAGCCGGTCTTCAAGTCAATTATGAAGATATTGCACACTCGGTTGAAATGCTTTTAAATGATGAAGCCTTACGTAAAAGCATCGGAAAAAAGGGATTTCAATTGATGCTAGAACTGCAAGGTGCGCACGAAGTCACATTTAAAACGCTGCAACAGCATCTTAAACGCATTTAAACGCAATTTGAGCAACTATTTTTTCTTTTTTTTTATTTTACTTGAATCTAAATGTGATTCTTTGTTATGTTGTTATTTCTTGATCGTTAAGATCGTGTTATCGCGGGGTGGAGCAGGGGTTAGCTCGTTGGGCTCATAACCCAAAGGCCGGAGGTTCGAATCCTTCCCCCGCTATTTTGTGGCGGTATAGCTCAGTCGGTAGAGCAATGGAATCATAATCCATGTGTCGTCGGTTCAAGTCCGGCTGCCGCTAAATCGTTTTAAGTCCGAATGATTAATCTAACCTATTAATCAGCAAGTTCGGCAATCATTTATCGCGGGGTGGAGCAGGGGTTAGCTCGTTGGGCTCATAACCCAAAGGCCGGAGGTTCGAATCCTTCCCCCGCTATTTTTCCCCTAATCACCAATCCTACTCATTCTTCAGTCAATTAGCTCTTCATCCTTTGTTTTTTTTCTAAAGCTAACTTCACCGGAAACTAATTCATCATTTTCAAATTTTCCTTGCATGATATAGGTATGCCCGATGATTTTGCCTTCAATTAAGGAATCATTGCAGAATTTTCCTTCACAGATCTCATTGTCTGATGACGTTTTATAGCCCTCGATCAATTTTCCATGCAAAAATTGGCCTCTCCAAATGTCGCCATCTGCATAAAAAATCGTTCCTCTACCATTTAATCCTCCTTTGCTTTCGTTAAATGTTCCTTCGCAAATACCACTAGAATAAGTACAAAGATTTTTTAGCTTGGCAAGTTCATTTTCAATCTTCTGGATGATGATCGAATTTTGACCGTGATCCATGAGGTATTGACAGGCTTTTTCCCATTCTCCGATATGGGCTTTTTTGACTATCAAGGAGGGATGCCAAACAGTGATTTCTCTGTGAGTA
This Parachlamydia acanthamoebae DNA region includes the following protein-coding sequences:
- a CDS encoding F-box-like domain-containing protein → MISDIHTQQETQKKFLELPSKLQLFIFSYCDLKTLALLAGTCQTLQAIASDQSLKIQAFAKRFYIFEKDVKRRLLTHREITVWHPSLIVKKAHIGEWEKACQYLMDHGQNSIIIQKIENELAKLKNLCTYSSGICEGTFNESKGGLNGRGTIFYADGDIWRGQFLHGKLIEGYKTSSDNEICEGKFCNDSLIEGKIIGHTYIMQGKFENDELVSGEVSFRKKTKDEELID